A genomic region of Oncorhynchus mykiss isolate Arlee chromosome 2, USDA_OmykA_1.1, whole genome shotgun sequence contains the following coding sequences:
- the LOC110507415 gene encoding zymogen granule membrane protein 16, which translates to MFLILVVTMSLAGCLAMPIKDPYSYSSAVGQGGGTPFASYGEGRITGVRVWENNNYYYYYYNNNAYISGFQLRYGNTWSPVFGNEVGEKQEMDLFNDEAIVEVSGKYNPADYICYLVLTTNMGRTLSAGMPNQVSFNFYPSNMGNELRILSGRFNGAGITSIGAHWGFVDMEGAGNSTLGTALETVTPIY; encoded by the exons ATGTTCTTAATCCTGGTTGTCACAATGTCCTTGGCTGGCTGCTTGGCAATGC CCATCAAAGACCCCTACTCGTATTCCTCTGCGGTGGGTCAGGGAGGTGGCACCCCATTTGCTTCCTACGGTGAGGGGCGCATTACGGGAGTCAGAGTGTGGGagaacaacaactactactactactactacaacaacaacgcCTACATCAGTGG GTTCCAGCTGAGATACGGCAACACCTGGTCTCCTGTGTTCGGTAACGAAGTGGGTGAAAAGCAGGAGATGGATCTGTTTAATGATGAGGCCATCGTTGAGGTGTCTGGGAAGTACAACCCAGCAGACTACATCTGCTACCTGGTGTTAACCACCAACATGGGGCGCACTCTGTCAGCCGGCATGCCCAACCAAGTCTCCTTCAACTTCTACCCATCCAACATGGGCAATGAGCTGAGGATCCTCAGCGGTCGCTTCAACGGTGCTGGAATCACCTCCATCGGAGCCCACTGGGGATTTGTGGACATGGAAGGGGCTGGAAACAGTACTCTGGGAACAGCACTGGAAACAGTAACTCCTATTTATTAG